The following coding sequences are from one Streptomyces dengpaensis window:
- a CDS encoding thymidylate synthase, whose protein sequence is MISFDVTGRDLTRAWIAACNALDRKDNPSRTGLHTVVRIADPTADDAAFRAELDRLRIAKRHEPVETIASTLFPAALAEKAADHAELVARYRAMYPRLRRYPGNAHGTYFGRLVAYPGAKRTDIDQVGNIISRLRKQASGKGPMTAAYEADLAHPDDGDVPAELLVHAADRDNLYRGFPCLSHCSFQLDRDGRVHAAALYRSHYMFERAYGNYLGLGRLLAYIADQAGLAVGTLTVVAGHAHLDGPITAIRPLLSDTPTLAA, encoded by the coding sequence ATGATCAGCTTCGATGTCACCGGCCGTGACCTCACCCGCGCCTGGATCGCCGCCTGCAACGCCCTTGACCGCAAGGACAACCCGTCGCGCACCGGCCTGCACACCGTGGTGCGCATCGCCGACCCGACTGCCGATGACGCGGCCTTCCGCGCGGAACTGGACCGGCTGCGCATCGCCAAGCGGCACGAACCCGTCGAGACGATCGCGAGCACCTTGTTCCCGGCTGCTCTCGCCGAGAAGGCCGCCGACCACGCCGAGCTCGTGGCCCGCTACCGCGCCATGTATCCGAGGCTGCGGCGCTATCCCGGCAATGCCCACGGTACCTACTTCGGCCGTCTCGTCGCCTACCCCGGTGCGAAGAGGACCGACATCGACCAGGTCGGCAATATCATCAGCCGCCTGCGTAAGCAGGCTTCGGGCAAGGGCCCGATGACGGCCGCTTACGAAGCAGACCTGGCGCACCCCGACGATGGCGACGTACCGGCCGAGCTGCTCGTGCATGCCGCCGACCGCGACAACCTGTACCGCGGCTTCCCCTGTCTGAGCCACTGCTCCTTCCAGCTGGACCGCGACGGCCGGGTGCATGCCGCGGCGCTGTATCGCAGCCACTACATGTTCGAACGGGCCTACGGCAACTACCTGGGCCTGGGCAGGCTCCTGGCCTACATTGCGGACCAAGCGGGCCTGGCCGTCGGCACTCTGACCGTCGTTGCCGGGCACGCCCATCTGGACGGGCCGATCACCGCCATACGGCCGCTGCTGAGCGACACCCCGACTCTGGCCGCATAG